Proteins from a genomic interval of Quercus lobata isolate SW786 chromosome 11, ValleyOak3.0 Primary Assembly, whole genome shotgun sequence:
- the LOC115968370 gene encoding subtilisin-like protease SBT1.8, whose product MASNGFLLSLTSALLVLLPFLSVSAMTKQTYIVHMKHQDKPSSYATHHDWYSSQLQTDSTLLYTYTDAYHGFAASLDSDEADSLRRSDSVLGVYEDTLYTLHTTRTPEFLGLNTESDSHHTQVLNQASNDVIIGVLDTGVWPESKSFDDSGLPEIPTRWKGKCESGPDFKPTLCNKKLIGARSFSKGYRMASSGGSATKPKEVVSPRDNDGHGTHTASTAAGSPVGNASLLGYAQGTARGMASRSRVAVYKVCWSVGCFGSDILAGMDQAISDGVDVLSLSLGGGSAPYYRDTIAIGAFTAVEKGIFVSCSAGNSGPIRASLANVAPWIMTVGAGTIDRDFPAFALLGNKKRFTGVSLYSGNGMGAKPVGLVYNKGNSSASNMCLPGSLEPDFARGKVVVCDRGVNARVEKGAVVRDAGGVGMIIANTAASGEELVADSHLLPAVAVGRKVGDMIREYVRSNSNPTAVLSFGGTVLNVKPSPVVAAFSSRGPNMVNPQILKPDVIGPGVNILAAWSEAVGPTGLDTDTRKTRFNIMSGTSMSCPHISGLAALLKAAHPEWSPSAIKSALMTTAYTQDNTNSPLRDAAGGGFSNPLAHGAGHVEPHKALDPGLVYDISIEDYITFLCSLDYTVAQVQTIVKRPNVTCSRKFSDPGQLNYPSFSVLFANKKVVRYTRTLTNVGAAGSVYDVTVGAPTMVNVAVKPTKLVFKSVGEKQRYTVTFVAKSGAPKTPMSEFGSIVWSNAQHQVKSPVAFAWTQ is encoded by the exons ATGGCTTCCAATGGCTTCTTGCTCTCCCTCACCAGTGCTCTCCTTGTTCTACTACCATTCCTTTCTGTCTCAGCCATGACCAAACAAACTTACATAGTCCACATGAAACACCAGGACAAACCTTCTTCCTATGCCACCCACCATGATTGGTACTCCTCTCAACTCCAAACTGATTCCACTCTTCTCTACACTTACACCGACGCTTACCATGGCTTCGCCGCCTCGCTCGACTCCGACGAAGCAGACTCACTCCGCCGATCCGACTCTGTCCTCGGCGTTTACGAagacactctctacactctccACACCACTCGCACTCCCGAGTTCCTAGGCCTCAACACTGAGTCCGACAGCCACCACACTCAGGTCCTTAACCAAGCCTCTAACGATGTCATCATCGGAGTTTTAGACACGGGTGTCTGGCCCGAATCGAAAAGCTTCGACGATTCGGGTTTACCCGAGATCCCGACCCGGTGGAAAGGCAAGTGCGAGTCCGGACCCGatttcaaacccacactctgCAACAAGAAACTCATCGGAGCACGAAGCTTTTCCAAAGGGTACCGCATGGCCTCCAGTGGAGGCTCCGCGACGAAACCGAAGGAAGTCGTGTCGCCGCGCGACAATGACGGCCATGGGACCCACACGGCCAGCACCGCCGCCGGATCCCCCGTGGGGAACGCTTCTCTTCTCGGCTACGCGCAGGGCACGGCGCGTGGAATGGCGAGTCGGTCGCGCGTCGCAGTTTACAAAGTTTGTTGGAGCGTTGGGTGCTTCGGATCCGATATTCTCGCGGGTATGGATCAGGCCATAAGCGACGGCGTGGACGTGCTCTCGCTCTCTCTCGGCGGTGGGTCCGCTCCGTATTACAGAGACACCATCGCAATCGGAGCTTTCACGGCGGTTGAGAAGGGCATTTTCGTCTCTTGCTCTGCCGGAAACAGTGGGCCCATCAGAGCCTCATTGGCCAACGTGGCACCCTGGATCATGACCGTTGGAGCCGGTACTATAGACCGGGATTTCCCGGCTTTCGCTTTACTCGGAAACAAAAAGCGGTTCACCGGTGTGTCATTATACAGCGGAAACGGAATGGGGGCCAAACCGGTTGGGTTGGTTTACAACAAAGGGAACAGCAGTGCAAGCAACATGTGCTTACCCGGTTCGCTCGAACCGGACTTCGCACGTGGGAAAGTGGTGGTTTGCGATAGAGGAGTGAACGCACGTGTGGAGAAGGGAGCGGTTGTACGAGACGCGGGTGGGGTTGGGATGATAATCGCGAACACGGCGGCGAGTGGGGAAGAGTTGGTGGCTGACAGTCACTTGTTGCCGGCTGTGGCGGTGGGGAGGAAAGTAGGGGATATGATCAGAGAATATGTGCGGTCTAATTCGAATCCAACGGCTGTGCTGAGTTTTGGTGGGACGGTGTTGAATGTGAAGCCTTCACCAGTAGTGGCGGCGTTTAGTTCTCGAGGGCCGAATATGGTGAATCCGCAGATATTGAAGCCGGATGTGATTGGGCCTGGTGTTAATATCTTGGCTGCTTGGTCTGAGGCTGTTGGGCCCACTGGATTGGATACAGACACTAGGAAGACTCGATTCAACATCATGTCAG GTACATCAATGTCTTGCCCACATATCAGTGGATTGGCAGCATTGCTAAAAGCAGCTCATCCGGAATGGAGTCCAAGTGCAATCAAATCTGCACTAATGACTACTGCTTACACTCAGGATAACACCAATTCCCCTCTCCGGGATGCTGCAGGAGGAGGATTTTCCAACCCGTTGGCTCACGGGGCTGGTCATGTAGAACCACATAAAGCCCTCGATCCGGGCCTTGTATATGATATCTCAATTGAGGATTACATAACCTTCTTGTGCTCCTTGGACTACACCGTTGCTCAAGTCCAAACTATTGTTAAACGCCCCAATGTTACATGTTCGAGGAAATTTTCTGACCCTGGTCAACTCAATTACCCATCATTCTCTGTCTTGTTTGCAAACAAGAAGGTTGTCCGATACACTCGTACATTGACGAATGTCGGGGCTGCTGGCTCTGTCTATGATGTAACCGTTGGTGCACCAACAATGGTGAATGTGGCAGTGAAGCCTACAAAGCTTGTTTTTAAAAGTGTAGGGGAGAAACAGAGGTACACGGTTACCTTTGTGGCCAAGAGCGGTGCACCCAAAACACCTATGTCTGAATTTGGTTCAATTGTCTGGAGCAACGCCCAACACCAAGTTAAGAGCCCAGTTGCCTTTGCATGGACACAGTAG